Proteins encoded within one genomic window of Acidobacteriota bacterium:
- a CDS encoding STAS domain-containing protein, with amino-acid sequence MEVHAEREGGALIARAEGRIDGANAREFENALHAALGKDDSLLILDLQSLSYISSAGLRVILMAAKILQGRGGKFVVCSLSESIDEVFEISGFNRIIPTHETRSDALAALGE; translated from the coding sequence ATGGAGGTTCACGCGGAGCGGGAAGGTGGCGCCTTGATCGCCCGGGCCGAGGGCCGTATCGATGGCGCCAACGCGCGTGAATTCGAGAATGCCCTGCATGCGGCGCTCGGCAAGGATGACAGTTTGTTGATCCTGGATCTGCAGTCTCTCTCCTACATCAGCAGCGCGGGTCTTCGGGTCATTTTGATGGCTGCAAAAATTCTCCAGGGGCGGGGCGGGAAGTTCGTGGTCTGTTCGCTCTCGGAATCAATCGACGAGGTGTTTGAGATCAGTGGTTTCAACCGGATCATCCCGACCCATGAGACCCGTTCCGATGCACTCGCCGCCCTTGGCGAGTAG
- a CDS encoding SpoIIE family protein phosphatase encodes MGTNDLDLMNRPCKILVVDDEPDLEPLMLQRMRRPIRSGRYTFVFARNGVEALERLNEEQDIDMVLSDINMPQMDGLTLLQQIPKVDPNIRSVIISAYGDMKNIRTAMNRGAFDFVTKPLDFKDLRITIDRTVQHMMEWREALASRDKLVALQNELNVANQMQQSILPSQFPKGTDYEVSASMEAARNVGGDFYDVIHLHEGRIGLAIADVSDKGVPAALFMMSSRTLLKGAAIGTLDPGRVLREVNNLLDEDNDAAMFVTLLYAVYDPASGELTYANGGHNSPLVVHADGRSSLLPLTHGIALGVIPDLDFHENTVVLSPGDTVVFYTDGVTEAMDDDGEEFGTERLFEIFADGPPKDSEEANNAVFEAVRDFVGDTPQSDDITCMVLYRRESDR; translated from the coding sequence GTGGGAACGAATGATTTGGACCTGATGAACCGTCCGTGCAAGATCCTGGTGGTGGACGACGAACCGGATCTAGAGCCGCTCATGCTTCAGCGTATGCGGCGGCCAATACGCTCCGGCCGGTACACTTTCGTGTTTGCCCGAAACGGTGTCGAAGCTCTCGAACGGCTGAACGAGGAGCAGGACATCGACATGGTGCTGTCAGACATCAACATGCCCCAAATGGATGGGCTCACGTTGTTGCAGCAGATCCCCAAGGTCGATCCCAACATCCGTTCCGTCATCATTTCGGCGTACGGTGACATGAAGAATATCCGGACGGCGATGAACCGGGGAGCGTTTGACTTCGTCACCAAGCCGCTGGATTTCAAAGACCTTCGAATCACCATCGACCGGACGGTCCAGCACATGATGGAGTGGCGCGAGGCCCTGGCTTCGCGGGACAAGCTGGTCGCGTTGCAGAACGAACTCAATGTCGCCAACCAGATGCAGCAATCCATCCTTCCCAGTCAGTTCCCCAAGGGCACCGACTACGAAGTGTCCGCCAGCATGGAGGCGGCTCGCAATGTGGGCGGAGATTTTTACGATGTCATCCACCTCCACGAAGGCCGGATCGGCCTGGCCATTGCGGACGTTTCGGACAAGGGAGTGCCTGCCGCGCTCTTCATGATGTCCAGCCGGACTCTGCTCAAGGGCGCCGCCATCGGCACTCTGGATCCGGGCCGGGTCCTGAGGGAGGTCAATAACCTGCTTGACGAGGACAACGACGCCGCCATGTTCGTCACCCTCCTGTACGCGGTGTACGATCCGGCCAGCGGAGAACTGACCTACGCCAACGGCGGACACAACTCCCCGCTGGTCGTCCATGCCGACGGACGCTCCTCTTTGCTTCCTCTCACTCATGGGATCGCCCTGGGTGTGATTCCCGACCTCGATTTCCACGAAAACACCGTGGTCCTTTCACCCGGAGACACCGTGGTTTTCTACACCGACGGCGTCACCGAGGCCATGGACGACGACGGCGAAGAGTTCGGTACGGAACGTCTGTTCGAGATCTTTGCGGATGGGCCCCCGAAAGATTCCGAGGAGGCCAACAACGCGGTCTTCGAGGCGGTCAGGGACTTCGTCGGGGATACTCCTCAATCGGACGACATCACCTGCATGGTGCTCTATCGAAGGGAGAGCGATCGTTGA
- a CDS encoding ATP-binding protein: protein MSRKLALKIEPRAEELDTITAAVEEFGDAEKWPPQLVFRVNLVLEELGLNIINHGRTDDLHEIEITLTSEPGSLTIEIVDNGLPFDPLEDAPSPDLDSGVADRAVGGLGVYLVRTMMDEMHYRRDGGRNYLTLVKELAE, encoded by the coding sequence TTGAGCCGGAAGCTGGCCCTGAAGATTGAACCCAGGGCCGAAGAATTGGATACGATCACAGCCGCCGTGGAAGAATTCGGCGACGCCGAGAAATGGCCGCCGCAACTCGTCTTTCGAGTCAATCTGGTGCTCGAGGAGTTGGGACTCAACATCATCAACCACGGCAGGACCGACGATCTCCATGAGATCGAGATCACTTTGACCTCGGAACCGGGATCGCTCACCATCGAGATCGTGGACAATGGCCTTCCCTTCGATCCGTTAGAGGATGCGCCCTCGCCCGATCTGGACTCCGGAGTCGCAGACCGTGCCGTGGGCGGTCTGGGTGTCTACTTGGTGCGCACCATGATGGACGAGATGCACTATCGCCGCGACGGAGGTAGAAACTACCTGACCCTGGTCAAAGAGTTGGCCGAGTGA
- the hpnC gene encoding squalene synthase HpnC, which yields METPSGKAAADENFPVGSWLLPAHLRPHIATFYAYARAIDDIADNPDLDPGDKIERLDGFARAVRGAETGDPAFGKAHAVRRSLEITRVTHRHCVDLTRAFIQDATKLRYAEWNDLIGYCDLSAAPVGRYLVDLHGESKAAYPACDALCNALQVLNHLQDCGPDYRSLNRVYLPQNWMAAAGAGVEALGRRRSTPALRRVLNRCLDATEKLLESADRLPDQFHNLRFAMETAVIVAIARKLSKELRRRDPLAERVVLTKFQYAACFWRGIGRTLLVRVRRRRTEAGQVP from the coding sequence ATGGAGACGCCGTCCGGCAAAGCTGCGGCGGATGAGAACTTCCCCGTCGGCTCCTGGTTGTTGCCGGCGCACCTGAGACCTCATATTGCAACCTTCTATGCCTATGCCCGGGCGATCGACGATATTGCCGACAACCCCGACCTGGATCCGGGAGACAAGATCGAGCGACTGGACGGCTTCGCCCGAGCGGTGAGGGGCGCCGAAACAGGTGATCCGGCTTTTGGCAAAGCTCACGCCGTCCGCCGCAGTCTGGAGATCACGCGGGTCACCCATCGGCATTGTGTCGATCTGACGCGCGCCTTCATACAGGACGCGACCAAACTGCGGTATGCCGAGTGGAATGATCTCATCGGCTACTGTGATCTTTCGGCAGCGCCCGTGGGGCGCTACCTGGTCGACCTTCATGGCGAATCGAAGGCCGCGTATCCCGCCTGCGACGCCCTTTGCAACGCGCTCCAGGTGCTCAACCACCTGCAGGACTGCGGACCTGACTACCGTTCGTTGAACCGGGTCTATCTTCCTCAGAACTGGATGGCGGCGGCCGGGGCCGGTGTCGAGGCGCTGGGACGCAGGCGTTCGACTCCGGCGCTCAGGCGAGTATTGAATCGGTGCCTCGATGCAACCGAGAAGTTGTTGGAGTCGGCGGATCGCCTGCCGGACCAGTTTCACAACCTTCGTTTCGCCATGGAAACGGCCGTGATCGTAGCCATCGCCCGGAAGCTCAGCAAGGAGTTGCGCCGGCGGGACCCCTTGGCCGAACGGGTCGTGCTGACCAAGTTTCAGTACGCGGCCTGCTTTTGGCGGGGAATCGGCCGGACCTTGCTCGTGAGGGTCCGGCGCCGGCGCACCGAAGCCGGACAAGTACCATGA
- the hpnD gene encoding presqualene diphosphate synthase HpnD, whose amino-acid sequence MRTVSRSQAGPGSRPGDRINPADHVNRVVARSGTSFLWGMRALSAERRRAIYAIYAFCREVDDIADEPGEDADKRRALAAWRQEIDRLYAGEPNWPTTRALLKPVRRYDLPQEEFLAVIEGMEIDAGPTVRMQNLDDLLHYCRKVAGAVGRLSIHAFGVPRHPGFQIAETLGNALQLTNILRDLKADAALHRLYVPQELLSKHGVAATSLNATLSHPGFSAACAELAGFARGYYAETERLIAEFGWRRIRPAVLMMAVYRELLDRLEERGWTRLDVGIRLTRFRKLLLALRYGLC is encoded by the coding sequence GTGAGGACGGTTTCTCGATCCCAAGCCGGACCGGGCAGCCGGCCAGGCGATCGGATCAATCCCGCGGATCACGTGAATCGTGTCGTAGCGCGTTCGGGCACTTCGTTCCTGTGGGGCATGAGAGCGCTTTCGGCGGAGCGGCGCCGTGCCATCTACGCCATTTACGCGTTCTGCCGGGAAGTCGACGACATTGCCGACGAACCGGGCGAAGACGCCGACAAGAGGCGAGCGCTGGCGGCATGGAGGCAGGAAATCGACCGGCTCTATGCGGGGGAGCCGAATTGGCCGACCACGAGGGCTCTGTTGAAACCGGTGCGCCGTTACGACTTGCCGCAAGAGGAATTCCTGGCGGTGATCGAGGGTATGGAAATCGATGCCGGGCCCACCGTGCGGATGCAGAACCTGGATGATTTGTTGCACTATTGCCGCAAGGTCGCGGGAGCTGTCGGCAGGCTGTCCATCCATGCTTTCGGCGTGCCGCGTCACCCCGGATTTCAAATCGCCGAGACGCTGGGGAACGCTCTGCAACTGACGAATATCCTTCGTGACCTGAAGGCGGATGCGGCGCTTCATCGTCTCTACGTGCCACAGGAGTTGCTGAGCAAGCACGGCGTCGCCGCCACGTCGTTGAACGCAACCCTGAGTCATCCAGGCTTCAGCGCAGCCTGCGCCGAACTGGCCGGTTTCGCTCGAGGTTACTACGCCGAAACCGAAAGACTGATCGCCGAATTCGGATGGCGGAGGATTCGCCCTGCCGTTCTCATGATGGCGGTGTACCGGGAATTGCTCGATCGCCTGGAAGAGCGGGGATGGACGCGGCTCGACGTCGGCATCCGGCTGACGCGGTTCCGGAAGCTGCTGCTCGCTCTGCGTTACGGTCTGTGCTGA
- the hpnE gene encoding hydroxysqualene dehydroxylase HpnE: MPRTHVIGAGLAGLATAVSLVRRGRDVTLYEAGGHAGGRCRSYADAKLDRTIDNGNHLLLSGNRAAMRYLADIEAADSLIGPASACFPFLDLRTGQRWLLRPNAGRLPWWILHSGRRVPDTRVWNYLSALRFVTAGADATVTDCVGETGALFERFWKPLAVGALNTPARSGAARLLWSVLRETFARGEAACRPRIAKTGLSAAFVDPALKFLHQRGATVRFGRRLRRISYRGRRANGLDFGSERIRLREGGSVVLAVPPLAAAELVPGLSVPGETHAIVNAHFRLSKPAGMPPKLPLLGLIGGTAQWLFIRGDVASVTVSAADALAGEPAEVIARRSWNDVAAALGQERERIPRCRIVKEKRATFAQTPGQVKRRPPTGSEFANLFLAGDWIDTGLPATIESAVRSGQMAARVIAESGTPGAARP; this comes from the coding sequence GTGCCCCGAACCCACGTCATCGGCGCCGGTTTGGCGGGTCTCGCCACCGCGGTGTCGCTGGTGCGGCGAGGCCGGGACGTGACGCTCTACGAAGCGGGCGGCCATGCGGGAGGCCGCTGCCGCTCCTACGCCGATGCCAAGCTTGATCGCACGATAGACAACGGCAACCATCTGCTGCTGAGCGGCAACCGCGCCGCGATGCGCTACCTGGCTGACATCGAGGCCGCCGACTCCCTGATCGGGCCGGCTTCCGCCTGCTTTCCGTTCCTGGATTTGCGCACGGGTCAAAGGTGGCTGCTGCGGCCGAATGCCGGACGACTCCCGTGGTGGATCCTGCATTCCGGGCGGCGGGTGCCGGACACACGGGTCTGGAATTACCTTTCGGCGCTGCGGTTCGTCACGGCGGGTGCCGATGCGACCGTGACCGACTGCGTCGGAGAAACCGGCGCTCTCTTCGAGAGATTCTGGAAACCGCTGGCGGTCGGTGCATTGAATACGCCGGCTCGATCCGGTGCGGCGAGGCTCTTGTGGTCCGTTTTGCGTGAGACATTCGCCCGAGGAGAGGCGGCCTGCCGGCCGCGGATCGCCAAGACCGGACTCTCCGCCGCCTTCGTGGATCCGGCGCTGAAGTTCCTTCACCAAAGGGGCGCGACGGTTCGGTTCGGCCGCCGATTACGCAGGATCAGCTACCGGGGCCGCCGCGCGAACGGTCTGGACTTCGGCTCCGAAAGAATACGATTGCGAGAAGGCGGGTCCGTGGTACTGGCTGTTCCTCCTCTGGCTGCGGCGGAGCTGGTGCCGGGGTTGTCCGTCCCCGGCGAAACCCACGCCATCGTCAACGCTCATTTCCGGTTGTCCAAACCGGCCGGAATGCCGCCGAAGCTTCCTCTCCTCGGACTGATCGGGGGAACCGCGCAGTGGCTCTTCATTCGCGGCGACGTGGCTTCCGTCACCGTCAGCGCAGCGGACGCATTGGCAGGCGAGCCGGCAGAAGTCATTGCCCGCAGGAGTTGGAACGACGTTGCGGCGGCGTTGGGCCAGGAGCGCGAAAGGATACCCCGCTGCCGCATCGTCAAGGAAAAGCGCGCCACGTTCGCGCAGACACCCGGCCAGGTGAAGCGCCGTCCCCCGACCGGAAGCGAGTTCGCCAACCTGTTTCTGGCCGGGGATTGGATCGACACGGGTCTGCCCGCAACCATCGAGAGCGCTGTTCGGTCCGGTCAGATGGCGGCTCGCGTCATAGCGGAATCCGGGACGCCTGGTGCGGCGCGCCCGTAG
- a CDS encoding oxygenase MpaB family protein: protein MLQSPSAYVEGYREARRYNQTLADSYIRHTTVGDPALDPVMDEVSSLPPHVLHRFIRAGIDQDEEGLRAAPQSLRGFFENLEDPPWFDYEAFRPGVRAFHLNTTKILVAFVTGVLIEGFATLIAKSFATTGRVLSPLTARRRLMQNNRHLLEVFFPGGLRRDGDGWKLSMRLRFVHARVRHLLANSDAWDADAWGTPISAAHLGFATTVFSMRLLQHSISVGAKYSEEERESVLQVWRYAGYVMGVPESILFSSESHAREIFDVAHMCEPTPDSDSATMANALVEAIPLTAGIEDPKEQVAVKELAYRLSRSLIGNRLADQLQFPKTNTVGVLFAYRLKQRFQHLLKSQQLIRSENFCQMLEISVYDEAVLGAMSYRMPDHVRASKSSPW, encoded by the coding sequence ATGCTGCAATCCCCCTCGGCGTATGTCGAGGGCTACCGGGAGGCCCGGCGCTACAACCAGACGCTTGCCGACAGCTATATCCGGCACACGACCGTCGGCGACCCCGCGCTCGATCCGGTGATGGACGAGGTTTCCTCGTTGCCGCCCCACGTGTTGCATCGATTTATCCGAGCCGGGATCGACCAGGACGAAGAGGGTCTTCGCGCCGCGCCGCAGTCACTGCGCGGTTTTTTCGAGAATCTGGAAGATCCCCCCTGGTTCGACTACGAAGCTTTTCGTCCCGGCGTCCGGGCTTTTCACCTGAACACGACGAAAATCCTCGTCGCCTTTGTCACGGGCGTCCTGATCGAGGGATTTGCGACGCTGATCGCCAAGTCTTTCGCCACGACGGGACGCGTCTTGAGCCCCTTGACCGCGAGAAGGCGCCTGATGCAGAACAACCGCCATCTGCTGGAGGTGTTCTTCCCCGGAGGTCTGCGGAGGGATGGAGACGGTTGGAAGCTCTCCATGCGCCTTCGCTTCGTTCACGCCCGAGTGAGGCACCTGTTGGCGAATTCCGACGCTTGGGATGCCGATGCGTGGGGTACGCCGATCAGCGCGGCGCACCTGGGTTTCGCCACCACCGTCTTTTCCATGCGCCTGCTCCAGCATTCGATTTCCGTGGGGGCCAAGTATTCCGAGGAGGAGCGAGAGAGTGTGCTTCAAGTCTGGCGATACGCCGGGTACGTCATGGGGGTGCCCGAGTCCATCCTCTTTTCCAGTGAAAGCCACGCGCGCGAAATATTCGATGTAGCCCACATGTGCGAGCCGACCCCGGACAGTGATTCGGCCACCATGGCCAACGCGCTGGTAGAGGCGATTCCCCTGACGGCGGGAATCGAGGATCCCAAGGAACAGGTCGCCGTGAAGGAACTGGCCTACCGGCTGTCGCGCTCCCTGATCGGAAACAGGCTTGCCGACCAGTTGCAGTTTCCAAAGACGAATACCGTGGGCGTGCTGTTCGCGTACCGGTTGAAACAACGTTTTCAGCATCTGCTCAAGAGCCAGCAGTTGATCAGGTCGGAGAATTTTTGCCAGATGCTCGAAATCTCGGTCTACGACGAGGCCGTGTTGGGCGCGATGAGCTACCGGATGCCCGACCACGTTCGGGCATCGAAATCGAGTCCCTGGTGA
- a CDS encoding MMPL family transporter, with translation MTSPILDRYIAVVLNHRWKVSVVATVVMLVMTAGARYITTSNDYRILFDEDNPQLAAFDALENTYAASNRALIAIAPGSGSVFTPEALGAIEELTEAAWGAPYSTRVDSLTNYSHSEAVEDDLVVEPLVDDAQSLSDADLARIRTIALTASEIAGRLVSTDGRVGGLTINFVLPEDPDAAVAEITDYLNAALEKARGRHPEIAYFLTGDVVMHRAFAEATQDDLQILVPIVFLVIAASAAILLRSFLATLSISILLVFIVNTTMGLAGWLGTVMSPTNAGVPIIVMAVAVADSIHIVTSTLLGMSRGLSRNAAIAASVRTNAYPVFLTTLTTVIGFLSLNASDSPPFRVLGNLVAFGVSCAFVYSMLLLPAVLSILPLRARPLRPEKTLFFERFGAFVVAKRKFLLWFVPLLAIGLIMGIPRNQLSDNWPKYFDERYQFRRDTDFVIENLTGVDTLEYSLKAGREGGITDPEYLDAVEKFAEWYRTQPEVTHVQAFPDIMKRLNKNMHGDDPGYDRLPDDPELAAQYLLVYEMSLPFGNDLNNRIDIAKSETRMTVTVRDSSSRGLRELDARAQDWLRANMPHRVVPATGLSVVFAHLSLRNIESMLRGTIIAMAIVSFILVLIFRSVRHGLISLIPNFVPAAMSFGLWGYLVGNLGLAGSVMTAIAFGIVVDDTIHFLTKYLKGRRQGLDAAAAVRSTFNTVGKALWTTTAVLSASFLVFASSGFEVSRSLGLMVTITIVFALLADFFLLPPLLMALDRRKS, from the coding sequence ATGACGTCGCCCATCTTGGACCGCTACATCGCTGTCGTCCTGAACCACCGCTGGAAGGTGTCCGTGGTTGCGACAGTGGTCATGCTGGTCATGACGGCAGGTGCCCGGTACATCACCACCTCGAACGACTACCGAATTCTGTTCGACGAAGACAATCCCCAACTCGCCGCATTCGATGCCTTGGAGAACACGTATGCCGCATCCAACAGGGCATTGATCGCCATTGCGCCCGGGTCGGGTTCCGTATTCACGCCCGAGGCGCTTGGGGCGATCGAGGAACTGACCGAAGCCGCCTGGGGCGCCCCCTATTCCACACGGGTCGATTCCCTCACCAACTATTCCCATAGCGAAGCGGTCGAAGACGATCTGGTGGTCGAGCCGCTGGTCGATGACGCACAATCTCTGAGCGATGCCGACCTGGCTCGAATCCGGACGATTGCGCTGACTGCTTCCGAGATCGCCGGTCGCCTGGTCTCCACCGACGGCCGCGTCGGCGGCTTGACCATCAATTTCGTCCTGCCCGAAGATCCGGACGCCGCGGTGGCGGAGATCACCGACTATCTCAACGCCGCACTGGAAAAGGCTCGCGGACGCCATCCCGAAATCGCCTATTTCCTGACCGGCGATGTCGTTATGCACCGCGCCTTCGCCGAAGCCACGCAGGACGATCTTCAGATTCTGGTGCCCATCGTGTTTCTGGTGATCGCGGCTTCCGCCGCGATTCTTCTGCGCTCGTTTCTGGCCACCCTGTCCATCTCGATCCTGCTCGTGTTCATCGTCAACACGACAATGGGGTTGGCGGGTTGGCTCGGAACCGTGATGAGTCCGACCAATGCCGGCGTACCCATTATCGTGATGGCGGTCGCCGTCGCGGATTCAATTCACATCGTCACCAGCACCTTGCTGGGCATGAGCCGCGGTCTGAGCAGGAACGCCGCGATCGCGGCATCCGTGCGGACCAATGCTTATCCCGTATTTCTGACGACTCTCACAACGGTGATCGGCTTTCTCAGCCTGAACGCTTCGGACTCGCCTCCGTTTCGCGTCCTGGGCAATCTGGTGGCGTTCGGTGTTTCCTGTGCTTTCGTTTATTCCATGTTGCTTCTGCCGGCGGTGCTTTCGATCCTGCCGCTGCGCGCGCGTCCGCTGCGTCCCGAAAAGACTCTTTTCTTCGAACGCTTCGGCGCTTTTGTCGTGGCCAAGCGCAAGTTCCTGCTTTGGTTCGTTCCCCTGCTCGCCATCGGCCTCATCATGGGCATCCCCCGCAACCAGTTGAGCGACAATTGGCCCAAATATTTCGACGAGCGCTACCAGTTCCGGCGCGATACGGATTTCGTCATCGAAAACCTGACCGGCGTGGATACTTTGGAGTATTCGCTGAAAGCGGGACGGGAAGGCGGCATCACCGATCCCGAATATCTGGATGCCGTCGAGAAATTCGCCGAATGGTACCGCACGCAACCCGAAGTGACCCATGTCCAGGCGTTCCCGGACATCATGAAACGCCTGAACAAGAACATGCACGGCGACGACCCCGGTTACGATCGGTTGCCGGACGACCCCGAACTCGCGGCCCAATACCTGTTGGTCTACGAGATGTCGCTTCCCTTCGGCAATGACCTGAACAACCGGATCGACATCGCCAAGTCCGAGACCCGCATGACGGTGACGGTCCGTGACTCTTCGTCGCGGGGTCTGCGCGAGTTGGACGCTCGCGCTCAAGATTGGCTCCGCGCCAACATGCCCCATCGAGTCGTCCCGGCCACGGGCCTCAGTGTGGTCTTTGCCCACCTTTCTCTTCGAAACATCGAGAGCATGCTGCGGGGGACGATCATTGCCATGGCCATCGTCTCGTTCATCCTGGTCCTGATATTCCGGAGCGTGCGTCACGGACTCATCAGTCTGATTCCCAACTTCGTTCCGGCGGCAATGAGCTTCGGATTGTGGGGCTATCTGGTGGGCAATCTGGGTCTGGCCGGTTCCGTGATGACCGCGATTGCGTTCGGTATCGTCGTAGACGACACGATTCATTTCCTGACCAAGTATCTGAAGGGGCGCCGCCAGGGCCTGGATGCGGCCGCGGCTGTACGTTCCACGTTCAACACTGTTGGAAAGGCTCTGTGGACCACGACTGCGGTCTTGTCGGCCAGCTTCCTGGTGTTCGCTTCATCGGGATTCGAGGTCAGCCGGTCGCTCGGACTCATGGTCACGATCACCATAGTGTTCGCGCTTCTCGCCGATTTCTTTCTGCTGCCGCCCCTGTTGATGGCCCTCGATCGGAGAAAATCATGA
- a CDS encoding outer membrane lipoprotein-sorting protein has protein sequence MIHSCSARFPLAHVVPAVVVMACLGSPAFARSDDASPEEIGLKIALEAREHGDGFGNFTARQTMVLRNRQGRESRRQLRVRVLEVPGDGDKSMFVFDEPRDVKGTAFLIHAHRDKADDQWLYLPALKRVKRISSSNRSGSFMGSEFAYEDMSAQEVERFSYRYLRDEPCGESTCTVSERVPVDKKSGYRRQLVWQDKDAFRVWKVEYYDRKDSHLKTLTLRNYRQYLDRYWQAGEMTMVNHLTGKSTVLTWTEYEFRTKINERDFTRTGLQRIR, from the coding sequence ATGATTCACTCTTGTTCCGCCCGGTTTCCCCTCGCGCATGTGGTTCCTGCCGTCGTCGTCATGGCCTGTCTGGGTTCGCCGGCGTTCGCCCGTTCCGACGATGCTTCCCCCGAAGAAATCGGCCTCAAGATCGCGCTCGAAGCCCGGGAACACGGAGACGGATTCGGCAATTTTACGGCTCGGCAGACCATGGTGTTGCGGAACAGGCAGGGGAGGGAGAGTCGGCGCCAACTCCGGGTCAGGGTGCTCGAAGTGCCCGGAGACGGAGACAAGAGCATGTTCGTCTTCGATGAGCCGCGCGACGTCAAGGGAACGGCTTTCCTGATCCACGCCCATCGCGACAAGGCGGACGACCAGTGGCTCTATCTCCCGGCGCTGAAGCGGGTCAAGCGGATCAGTTCGTCGAACCGTTCCGGCTCCTTCATGGGCAGCGAGTTCGCCTATGAGGACATGAGCGCGCAGGAAGTGGAGAGATTCAGCTACCGGTACCTGCGGGACGAGCCTTGCGGCGAGTCGACATGCACCGTCTCCGAGCGCGTCCCTGTGGACAAGAAATCGGGTTACCGCAGGCAGTTGGTCTGGCAGGACAAAGACGCGTTTCGCGTTTGGAAGGTGGAATACTACGATCGCAAGGATTCGCACCTGAAGACCCTCACCCTGAGGAACTACCGGCAGTACCTGGATCGCTACTGGCAGGCTGGCGAGATGACAATGGTGAATCATCTCACCGGGAAAAGCACCGTTCTGACATGGACGGAATATGAATTCCGGACCAAAATCAACGAACGCGACTTCACCCGCACCGGTCTGCAACGGATTCGTTAA
- a CDS encoding STAS domain-containing protein, translated as MEVHAEREGGILITRAEGRVDGTNAREFEEALHAVIGEDDRLLIMDLQDLSYISSAGLRAFLMIAKKLQSRGGKLVVCSLTDTINEVFEISGFSRIIPTHASRSEAVAKHGG; from the coding sequence ATGGAGGTTCACGCCGAGCGGGAAGGAGGGATCTTGATCACCCGAGCGGAGGGCCGTGTCGACGGCACCAATGCCCGCGAATTCGAGGAGGCGCTCCACGCAGTAATCGGGGAGGACGATCGTCTCCTGATCATGGACTTACAAGATCTTTCCTACATCAGCAGTGCCGGCCTTCGAGCTTTTCTGATGATTGCAAAGAAGCTGCAGAGTCGAGGTGGAAAGCTCGTTGTGTGCTCGCTCACCGATACCATCAACGAGGTGTTTGAGATCAGTGGTTTCAGCAGGATCATCCCCACTCACGCCTCCCGGTCCGAAGCCGTCGCCAAACATGGCGGATAG
- a CDS encoding ATP-binding protein has protein sequence MSRKLSLEIDPRVEELSVITAAVEQFGDAERWPSDMIFQINLVIEELGLNIMTHGKTEELEKIEITLTAEGESLTVEIVDNGHPFDPTSEAPEPDLDVELGERTIGGLGIHIVRSLVDNLRYRRQGGRNHVTLVKERVR, from the coding sequence TTGAGCCGAAAGCTGTCCCTGGAAATCGACCCCAGAGTTGAGGAGCTGAGTGTGATTACGGCCGCTGTGGAGCAGTTCGGCGACGCGGAACGATGGCCGTCCGACATGATCTTTCAAATCAACCTGGTGATCGAAGAGCTGGGACTCAACATCATGACCCACGGGAAGACCGAGGAACTCGAGAAGATCGAGATCACGCTGACCGCGGAAGGTGAGTCCCTCACCGTCGAAATCGTGGACAACGGCCATCCGTTCGATCCGACCAGCGAGGCTCCCGAGCCCGATCTGGATGTGGAATTAGGGGAACGCACCATCGGCGGCCTCGGGATCCATATCGTACGCAGCCTGGTGGACAACTTGCGCTATCGGCGTCAAGGGGGGAGAAACCACGTGACTCTGGTCAAGGAGCGGGTCCGGTGA